From the Paludibacterium paludis genome, one window contains:
- the rpoB gene encoding DNA-directed RNA polymerase subunit beta, whose product MSYSFTEKKRIRKSFAKRASVLDVPFLLATQIDSYSEFLQLGAPLDQRKDVGLQAAFKSIFPIVSHNGYARLDFAHYILGEPPFDMQECQLRGITYAAPLRARIRLTIFDKESSKPVVKEVRENEVYMGEIPLMTTNGSFIINGTERVIVSQLHRSPGVFFEHDRGKTHSSGKLLFSARVIPYRGSWLDFEFDPKDLLYFRIDRRRKMPVTILLKALGYSEERILEEFYSFDTFYLSKNGVFMKVVPERLKGEVAKFDIVGTDGKLIVAKDKRITAKHIRDIQTSELDRIEVPADALLGKVLARAVVNTDTGEVLARANDEITEEILAKLALTEVSEVDVLFTNDLDQGAYISQTLRVDDIQDQLQARVAIYRMMRPGEPPTEDAVEQLFQRLFFSEETYDLSRVGRMKFSSRTYQYKFDDKTPEWFKTLIGETFAPRRDAVEATLSTEDIVSVIAILTELRNGRGEVDDIDHLGNRRVRSVGELAENQFRAGLVRVERAVKERLNQAESDNLMPHDLINAKPVSAAIKEFFGSSQLSQFMDQTNPLSEITHKRRVSALGPGGLTRERAGFEVRDVHPTHYGRVCPIETPEGPNIGLINSLSVYARTNQFGFLETPYRKVIDGKVTNEIDYLSAIEEGRYVIAQANAELDEEGRLIDELVTCREKGETILATPDRVQYMDVATGQVVSVAASLIPFLEHDDANRALMGANMQRQAVPCLRPEKPFVGTGIERSVAVDSGTTVVARRGGVVDFVDANRVVVRVNDDEATAGEVGVDIYNLTKFTRSNQNTNINQRPVVSVGDSIARGDVVADGASTDLGELALGQNMTIAFMPWNGYNFEDSILISEKVVAEDRYTSIHIEELSVVARDTKLGPEEITRDIPNLSERMAGRLDEAGIVYIGAEVEAGDVLVGKVTPKGETQLTPEEKLLRAIFGEKASDVKDTSLRVPTGMTGTVIDVQVFTREGIERDKRAQSIIDAELKRYRLDLNDQLRIFENDAFSRIERLILGKIANGGPKRLAKGTEIDVAYLDGLPSKHDWFDIRMSDEDIAKQLELIKESLAQKREEFDLKFEDKKRKLTQGDELPPGVQKMVKVYLAVKRRLQAGDKMAGRHGNKGVVSRILPIEDMPYMGDGRPVDIVLNPLGVPSRMNIGQILEVHLGWAGKGIGEQIDRMLKEQRAVGDIRSYVERVYNDTGKNEQIAELSDDDILSLAENLRRGMPFATPVFDGAKEAEIKHMLDLAYPDSDPLTGQLGFNESKTQMTLYDGRTGEAFDRKVTVGVMHYLKLHHLVDDKMHARSTGPYSLVTQQPLGGKAQFGGQRFGEMEVWALEAYGAAYTLQEMLTVKSDDVTGRTKVYENIVKGEHKIDAGMPESFNVLVKEIRSLGLDMDLERY is encoded by the coding sequence ATGAGTTATTCGTTTACTGAGAAGAAGCGTATTCGCAAGAGCTTTGCGAAGCGTGCCAGTGTTCTCGATGTCCCATTCCTGTTGGCGACCCAGATCGATTCGTACTCCGAGTTCCTGCAGCTCGGAGCGCCGCTCGATCAGCGCAAGGATGTTGGTTTGCAGGCAGCGTTCAAGTCGATTTTCCCGATCGTCAGCCACAATGGCTACGCACGTCTAGATTTTGCACACTACATTCTTGGCGAACCGCCGTTTGATATGCAGGAATGTCAGCTTCGTGGCATTACTTATGCCGCTCCGCTGCGCGCCCGTATTCGCCTGACGATCTTCGACAAGGAATCGTCCAAGCCGGTCGTCAAGGAAGTGCGCGAGAACGAAGTCTACATGGGCGAGATTCCGCTCATGACGACCAACGGTTCCTTCATCATCAACGGTACCGAACGTGTCATCGTCAGCCAGCTGCACCGCAGCCCGGGCGTGTTCTTCGAGCACGACCGCGGCAAGACGCATTCTTCGGGTAAACTGCTGTTCTCTGCCCGCGTGATTCCTTACCGCGGTTCGTGGCTCGACTTCGAGTTCGATCCGAAGGACCTGCTGTATTTCCGTATCGACCGTCGTCGCAAGATGCCGGTGACCATCCTGCTCAAGGCCCTGGGCTACTCCGAGGAACGCATCCTCGAAGAGTTCTACAGCTTCGACACGTTCTACCTGAGCAAGAACGGCGTCTTCATGAAGGTGGTGCCGGAGCGCCTGAAAGGCGAGGTGGCCAAATTCGACATCGTCGGTACCGACGGCAAACTGATCGTCGCCAAGGACAAGCGGATCACCGCGAAGCACATCCGCGATATCCAGACCTCGGAGCTTGACCGTATCGAAGTCCCGGCCGACGCCCTCTTGGGCAAGGTTCTGGCCCGTGCCGTGGTGAACACCGATACCGGCGAGGTTCTGGCCCGCGCCAACGACGAAATCACCGAAGAAATCCTGGCCAAGCTCGCGCTGACCGAGGTTTCGGAAGTGGACGTGCTGTTCACCAACGATCTGGATCAGGGCGCCTATATCTCGCAGACGCTGCGCGTGGACGATATCCAGGACCAGCTGCAGGCCCGCGTCGCCATCTACCGCATGATGCGTCCTGGCGAACCGCCGACGGAAGACGCGGTCGAGCAACTGTTCCAGCGCCTGTTCTTCAGCGAAGAAACCTACGATCTATCGCGCGTGGGCCGCATGAAGTTCAGCTCCCGGACCTATCAGTACAAGTTCGACGACAAGACCCCCGAGTGGTTCAAGACGCTGATCGGCGAAACCTTCGCACCGCGTCGCGATGCGGTCGAAGCGACCCTGTCCACCGAGGACATCGTGTCCGTGATCGCCATCCTGACCGAGCTGCGCAATGGCCGTGGCGAAGTCGACGACATCGATCACTTGGGCAACCGCCGTGTGCGCTCGGTGGGCGAATTGGCTGAAAACCAGTTCCGCGCCGGCCTTGTGCGCGTTGAGCGCGCGGTGAAGGAGCGTCTGAACCAGGCCGAGTCCGACAATCTGATGCCGCACGACCTGATCAACGCCAAGCCGGTCAGCGCCGCCATCAAGGAGTTCTTCGGTTCGAGCCAGCTGTCCCAGTTCATGGACCAGACCAACCCGCTGTCGGAAATTACCCACAAGCGCCGTGTTTCGGCTCTGGGCCCGGGCGGTTTGACCCGCGAACGCGCCGGCTTCGAAGTGCGCGACGTGCATCCGACCCACTATGGCCGCGTATGTCCGATCGAAACGCCGGAAGGTCCGAACATCGGTCTGATCAACTCGCTGTCCGTCTATGCGCGCACCAACCAGTTCGGCTTCCTGGAAACGCCGTATCGCAAGGTGATCGACGGCAAGGTGACCAACGAGATCGACTACCTGTCGGCCATCGAGGAAGGCCGCTATGTGATCGCCCAGGCGAACGCGGAGCTGGACGAGGAAGGCCGTCTGATCGATGAACTGGTTACCTGCCGCGAAAAGGGCGAAACCATTCTGGCGACACCGGATCGCGTTCAGTACATGGACGTGGCGACCGGTCAGGTGGTCTCCGTGGCCGCCTCGCTGATTCCGTTCCTCGAGCATGACGACGCGAACCGTGCCTTGATGGGCGCCAACATGCAACGTCAGGCCGTTCCCTGCCTGCGCCCGGAAAAGCCGTTCGTCGGCACCGGCATCGAGCGTTCCGTCGCGGTCGACTCGGGCACCACCGTGGTGGCCCGTCGTGGCGGCGTGGTCGATTTCGTCGACGCGAACCGTGTGGTTGTGCGCGTCAACGACGATGAGGCGACGGCTGGCGAAGTCGGTGTGGACATCTACAACCTGACCAAGTTCACCCGCTCGAACCAGAACACCAACATCAACCAGCGTCCGGTTGTGAGCGTTGGCGACTCCATCGCCCGTGGCGATGTGGTGGCGGACGGCGCCTCGACCGACCTTGGTGAACTGGCGCTCGGTCAGAACATGACCATCGCCTTCATGCCGTGGAACGGCTACAACTTCGAGGACTCGATCCTGATCTCCGAGAAGGTCGTGGCCGAAGACCGCTACACCTCGATCCATATCGAGGAACTGTCGGTCGTTGCGCGCGACACCAAGCTCGGCCCCGAGGAAATCACCCGCGATATCCCGAACCTGTCCGAACGCATGGCGGGCCGTCTCGATGAGGCCGGCATCGTGTACATCGGCGCGGAAGTCGAAGCCGGTGACGTGCTGGTGGGCAAGGTCACGCCGAAGGGCGAAACCCAGCTGACCCCGGAAGAGAAGCTGCTGCGCGCGATCTTCGGCGAGAAGGCTTCCGATGTGAAGGACACCTCGCTGCGCGTACCGACCGGCATGACCGGCACGGTTATCGACGTACAGGTCTTCACCCGCGAGGGAATCGAACGCGACAAGCGCGCGCAGTCGATCATCGACGCCGAACTGAAGCGCTACCGTCTGGACCTGAACGACCAGCTGCGGATTTTCGAGAACGACGCGTTCAGCCGTATCGAACGCCTGATCCTCGGCAAGATCGCCAATGGTGGTCCGAAGCGTCTGGCCAAGGGCACCGAGATCGACGTCGCCTACCTGGACGGCCTGCCGTCCAAGCATGACTGGTTCGATATCCGCATGAGCGATGAAGACATCGCCAAGCAGCTCGAACTGATCAAGGAAAGCCTCGCGCAAAAACGCGAAGAATTCGATCTCAAGTTCGAAGACAAGAAGCGCAAGCTGACCCAGGGCGACGAACTGCCCCCGGGCGTGCAGAAGATGGTCAAGGTTTACCTTGCCGTCAAGCGCCGCCTGCAAGCCGGTGACAAGATGGCCGGCCGTCACGGTAACAAGGGTGTGGTTTCCCGCATTCTGCCGATCGAAGACATGCCGTACATGGGCGACGGGCGTCCGGTCGACATCGTGCTCAACCCGCTTGGCGTACCGTCGCGGATGAACATCGGCCAGATTCTCGAGGTTCACCTCGGATGGGCCGGCAAGGGCATCGGCGAGCAGATCGACCGCATGCTCAAGGAGCAGCGCGCCGTGGGCGATATCCGCTCCTATGTCGAGCGCGTCTACAACGATACGGGCAAGAACGAACAGATCGCGGAGTTGTCGGACGACGATATCCTGTCGTTGGCGGAAAACCTGCGCCGCGGCATGCCGTTCGCGACGCCGGTCTTCGACGGCGCCAAGGAAGCCGAGATCAAGCACATGCTGGATCTGGCCTATCCCGACTCCGATCCGCTGACCGGCCAACTGGGTTTCAATGAGTCCAAGACCCAGATGACTCTGTACGATGGTCGCACCGGTGAGGCATTCGACCGCAAGGTCACCGTCGGCGTGATGCACTATCTGAAGCTGCACCACCTTGTCGATGACAAGATGCACGCGCGTTCGACCGGTCCGTACTCGCTCGTGACCCAGCAGCCGCTGGGCGGTAAGGCGCAGTTCGGCGGCCAGCGTTTCGGCGAGATGGAAGTGTGGGCTCTGGAAGCCTACGGCGCCGCTTACACGCTGCAGGAAATGCTGACGGTGAAGTCCGACGACGTGACCGGCCGTACCAAGGTTTACGAAAACATCGTCAAGGGCGAACACAAGATCGATGCCGGCATGCCGGAATCCTTCAACGTACTCGTGAAGGAAATCCGCTCGCTGGGCCTCGACATGGACCTGGAACGCTATTGA
- the rplL gene encoding 50S ribosomal protein L7/L12 — MAITKEDILEAVAGLTVMELNDLVKAFEEKFGVSAAAVAVAGPAAGGAAAAEEKTEFDVVLTAAGDQKVNVIKVVRAITGLGLKEAKDMVDGAPKTVKEGVAKAEAEDILKQLTEAGAKAEIK; from the coding sequence ATGGCTATTACCAAAGAAGACATCCTCGAGGCCGTTGCCGGTCTGACCGTTATGGAACTGAACGACCTGGTTAAGGCGTTCGAAGAGAAGTTCGGCGTTTCCGCCGCTGCCGTTGCCGTTGCCGGCCCGGCCGCTGGTGGCGCTGCCGCCGCTGAAGAGAAGACCGAGTTCGACGTTGTTCTGACCGCCGCTGGCGACCAGAAGGTCAACGTGATCAAGGTTGTCCGTGCAATCACCGGTCTGGGCCTGAAAGAAGCCAAGGACATGGTTGACGGCGCTCCGAAGACCGTCAAGGAAGGTGTCGCCAAGGCTGAAGCCGAAGACATCCTCAAGCAACTGACCGAAGCCGGTGCTAAAGCTGAAATCAAATAA
- the rplJ gene encoding 50S ribosomal protein L10, with the protein MSLNLEDKKAVVAEVAAQLVDAQTLVVAEYRGIEVGSMTKLRAQAREQGVYLRVVKNTLVRRAVEGTPFAGLADHMVGPLVYAISADPVAAAKVLHQFAKADDKIVVKAGSYNGNVLNAAQVGELASIPSREELLSKLLYVMQAPVAGFARALAALAEKQAEAA; encoded by the coding sequence TTGAGTCTTAATCTCGAAGATAAAAAGGCGGTCGTGGCCGAGGTAGCTGCCCAACTGGTAGATGCCCAGACCCTCGTCGTCGCCGAATATCGCGGTATCGAGGTTGGCAGCATGACCAAGCTCCGTGCCCAGGCGCGTGAGCAAGGTGTGTACCTGCGTGTCGTCAAGAACACGCTGGTGCGCCGTGCTGTGGAAGGCACGCCGTTCGCCGGTCTGGCAGACCACATGGTCGGCCCGCTGGTTTACGCGATTTCCGCAGATCCGGTTGCTGCAGCCAAAGTACTGCATCAATTCGCCAAGGCTGACGACAAGATCGTCGTCAAGGCAGGTTCTTACAACGGTAACGTTCTGAACGCCGCTCAAGTTGGTGAGCTGGCCTCGATCCCGAGCCGCGAAGAACTGCTGTCCAAGCTTCTGTACGTCATGCAAGCTCCTGTTGCCGGCTTCGCCCGCGCACTGGCCGCTCTGGCGGAGAAGCAAGCCGAAGCCGCTTAA
- the rplA gene encoding 50S ribosomal protein L1, translating into MAKLSKRLQDLNAKVDRNKLYAVDEALNMVKEAATAKFDESIDIAVNLGVDPRKSDQVVRGSVVLPRGTGKSVRVAVFAQGAAADAAREAGAEVVGFDDLAEQVKAGQMDFDVVIAAPDAMRVVGQLGQILGPRGLMPNPKVGTVTPNVAEAVKNAKAGQVQYRTSRDGIVHATIGRASFDAAALRENLAALVDALVKAKPAAAKGVYLKKIAVSSTMGVGVRVDVSSVTA; encoded by the coding sequence ATGGCCAAGCTTTCCAAGCGTCTGCAAGATCTGAACGCCAAGGTTGACCGCAACAAGCTGTACGCGGTTGACGAAGCCCTGAACATGGTCAAGGAAGCCGCCACCGCCAAGTTCGACGAGTCGATCGATATCGCCGTCAACCTCGGCGTGGATCCGCGTAAGTCCGACCAGGTTGTTCGTGGTTCCGTGGTTCTGCCGCGCGGCACCGGCAAGTCCGTTCGCGTAGCCGTATTCGCCCAGGGCGCCGCCGCTGACGCAGCTCGCGAAGCCGGTGCCGAAGTCGTCGGCTTCGATGACCTCGCCGAGCAAGTCAAGGCCGGTCAAATGGACTTCGACGTCGTTATCGCCGCTCCGGACGCCATGCGCGTTGTCGGTCAGCTGGGCCAGATCCTCGGCCCCCGTGGCCTGATGCCGAACCCGAAGGTCGGCACCGTGACCCCGAACGTCGCCGAAGCCGTCAAGAACGCCAAGGCCGGTCAGGTTCAGTACCGTACCAGCCGTGACGGTATCGTTCATGCCACGATCGGTCGCGCATCCTTCGATGCCGCCGCTCTGCGCGAGAACCTTGCCGCACTCGTTGACGCCCTGGTCAAGGCCAAGCCGGCCGCCGCCAAGGGTGTTTACCTGAAGAAAATCGCCGTATCCAGCACCATGGGTGTTGGCGTACGCGTCGACGTCAGCTCCGTCACCGCCTGA
- the rplK gene encoding 50S ribosomal protein L11 gives MAKKIVGYVKLQVPAGKANPSPPIGPALGQRGLNIMEFCKAFNAQTQGIEPGLPIPVVITAYADKSFTFVMKTPPASILLKKAAGIQKGSSRANTEKVGKVTRAQLEEIAKQKQPDLTAADLDAAVRTIAGSARSMGLNVEGV, from the coding sequence GTGGCAAAGAAAATTGTCGGCTATGTAAAGCTGCAAGTGCCCGCCGGTAAGGCGAACCCCTCGCCGCCGATCGGCCCGGCCCTGGGTCAACGTGGCCTGAACATCATGGAATTCTGCAAGGCGTTCAACGCCCAGACTCAAGGCATCGAGCCGGGTCTGCCGATTCCTGTTGTGATCACCGCCTACGCGGACAAGTCCTTCACCTTCGTGATGAAGACCCCGCCCGCGTCGATCCTGCTGAAGAAGGCCGCCGGCATCCAGAAGGGCAGCTCCCGCGCCAACACCGAAAAGGTGGGCAAGGTGACTCGCGCCCAGCTGGAAGAAATCGCCAAACAGAAGCAGCCGGACCTGACCGCTGCCGACCTCGACGCCGCCGTGCGCACCATCGCCGGCTCCGCTCGTTCGATGGGTCTGAACGTGGAGGGTGTGTGA
- the nusG gene encoding transcription termination/antitermination protein NusG translates to MAKRWYVIHAYSGFEKSVQKALRERIDRSDVADLFGQVLVPVEEVVDMKNGRRSITERKFFPGYVLIEMEMTDDTWHLVKSTPKVTGFIGGTANRPAPISKREVDAIMQQMQEGVEKPKPKVLFEVGERVRVTDGPFNDFNGSVDEVNYERNKLRVSVQIFGRDTPVELDFSQVEKI, encoded by the coding sequence ATGGCAAAACGCTGGTATGTAATTCACGCCTATTCGGGTTTTGAGAAGAGCGTGCAAAAGGCGCTGCGCGAACGTATCGATCGCAGCGATGTGGCCGACCTGTTCGGTCAGGTGCTTGTTCCGGTCGAAGAAGTGGTGGACATGAAAAATGGCCGCCGTTCGATCACCGAGCGCAAGTTTTTCCCGGGCTACGTGCTCATCGAGATGGAAATGACCGATGACACCTGGCACCTGGTGAAGAGTACTCCCAAGGTCACCGGTTTCATTGGCGGTACCGCCAATCGTCCGGCTCCCATCTCCAAGCGCGAAGTCGACGCCATCATGCAGCAGATGCAGGAGGGCGTGGAGAAGCCGAAGCCGAAGGTTCTGTTCGAGGTGGGTGAGCGCGTCCGTGTTACCGACGGGCCGTTCAACGACTTCAACGGTTCGGTGGACGAAGTCAACTACGAACGCAACAAGCTGCGTGTTTCGGTGCAGATCTTCGGTCGTGACACACCCGTCGAGCTCGATTTCAGCCAGGTTGAGAAAATCTGA
- the secE gene encoding preprotein translocase subunit SecE — translation MEMQDKIKLALAALIVIAGVAGFYMIPEAHGLLRPAAFAASLVAGAGIVWLSRPGKDFVLYAQESVAEVKKVVWPSRKEAQQITLMVALFVFVLALFMWLVDSGLTWLVYDVLLGRG, via the coding sequence ATGGAAATGCAAGACAAAATCAAGCTCGCCCTCGCGGCGCTGATCGTGATCGCCGGGGTTGCCGGCTTTTACATGATTCCGGAGGCGCATGGCCTGTTGCGTCCCGCGGCGTTCGCCGCGAGTCTGGTCGCCGGAGCCGGTATTGTGTGGTTGTCGCGTCCCGGCAAGGACTTCGTGCTATATGCGCAGGAGTCTGTCGCCGAAGTGAAGAAGGTCGTTTGGCCCTCCCGCAAGGAAGCGCAGCAGATCACCCTCATGGTGGCGCTGTTCGTGTTTGTGCTTGCCCTGTTCATGTGGCTGGTCGACTCGGGTCTGACCTGGCTGGTTTATGACGTTCTTCTGGGTCGAGGCTGA
- the tuf gene encoding elongation factor Tu, translated as MAKEKFERTKPHVNVGTIGHVDHGKTTLTAAITTILSKKFGGEAKDYSQIDSAPEEKARGITINTAHVEYETASRHYAHVDCPGHADYVKNMITGAAQMDGAILVCSAADGPMPQTREHILLARQVGVPFIIVFLNKCDMVDDEELLELVEMEVRDLLSSYDFPGDDLPIIKGSALKALEGDQSDIGEPAIFRLADALDSYIPTPERAIDKPFLLPIEDVFSISGRGTVVTGRVERGVIKVGEEIEIVGIKATAKTTCTGVEMFRKLLDQGQAGDNVGVLLRGTKREEVERGQVLAKPGSITPHTKFTGSVYILSKEEGGRHTPFFQGYRPQFYFRTTDVTGSVTLEEGVEMVMPGDNVTFAVELIAPIAMEEGLRFAIREGGRTVGAGVVSKIVA; from the coding sequence ATGGCTAAGGAAAAGTTCGAGCGGACAAAACCGCACGTAAACGTCGGCACCATCGGTCACGTTGACCATGGTAAAACCACGCTGACCGCCGCTATCACCACGATTCTGTCGAAGAAATTCGGTGGCGAAGCGAAAGACTACTCGCAGATCGACAGCGCGCCGGAAGAAAAGGCCCGCGGTATTACCATCAATACCGCTCACGTTGAGTACGAAACGGCTTCGCGCCACTACGCTCACGTTGACTGCCCGGGTCACGCCGACTACGTGAAGAACATGATTACCGGTGCCGCTCAAATGGACGGCGCGATTCTGGTGTGCTCGGCCGCTGACGGTCCGATGCCGCAGACCCGCGAGCACATCCTGCTGGCTCGTCAGGTAGGCGTTCCGTTCATCATCGTGTTCCTGAACAAGTGCGACATGGTGGATGACGAAGAGCTGCTGGAACTGGTGGAAATGGAAGTGCGCGACCTGCTGTCGTCGTACGATTTCCCGGGCGACGACCTGCCTATCATCAAGGGCTCGGCTCTGAAGGCGCTGGAAGGCGACCAGTCCGACATCGGCGAACCGGCGATCTTCCGCCTGGCCGACGCGCTGGACAGCTACATCCCGACGCCGGAACGCGCGATCGACAAGCCGTTCCTGCTGCCGATCGAAGACGTGTTCTCGATCTCCGGCCGCGGTACCGTTGTGACCGGTCGTGTTGAGCGTGGCGTGATCAAGGTCGGTGAAGAAATCGAAATCGTGGGCATCAAGGCCACCGCGAAGACGACCTGCACGGGCGTTGAAATGTTCCGCAAGCTGCTGGACCAGGGTCAGGCAGGCGACAACGTCGGCGTACTGCTGCGCGGCACGAAGCGTGAAGAAGTCGAGCGCGGTCAGGTACTGGCCAAGCCGGGTTCCATCACCCCGCACACCAAGTTCACCGGCAGCGTGTACATTCTGTCGAAGGAAGAGGGCGGTCGTCACACTCCGTTCTTCCAGGGCTATCGTCCGCAGTTCTACTTCCGTACGACCGACGTGACCGGTTCGGTTACGCTGGAAGAGGGCGTGGAAATGGTAATGCCGGGTGACAACGTAACCTTCGCCGTGGAACTGATCGCTCCGATCGCCATGGAAGAAGGCCTGCGTTTCGCCATCCGCGAAGGTGGCCGTACCGTCGGCGCCGGTGTAGTATCCAAGATTGTTGCTTGA
- a CDS encoding YfhL family 4Fe-4S dicluster ferredoxin, whose amino-acid sequence MALMITDECINCDVCEPECPNSAISQGEEIYEINPDLCTQCVGHYDEPQCQQVCPVDCIPLDPSHQEDQDQLYQKYLKISAKS is encoded by the coding sequence ATGGCTTTGATGATTACCGACGAATGCATCAATTGTGATGTGTGCGAACCGGAATGCCCGAATAGCGCGATCTCGCAAGGCGAGGAAATCTACGAAATCAATCCCGACCTCTGTACGCAGTGCGTGGGGCACTATGACGAGCCGCAGTGCCAGCAGGTCTGTCCGGTCGATTGTATCCCCCTCGATCCGTCGCACCAGGAGGATCAGGATCAGCTCTACCAGAAATATCTGAAGATATCCGCCAAGTCCTGA
- the rsmD gene encoding 16S rRNA (guanine(966)-N(2))-methyltransferase RsmD, which produces MSQQRNKVRIIAGDYRRRLLPFPDSEGLRPTPDRVRETLFNWLGQDMAGRRCLDLFAGSGALGFEAASRRARQVVMVEKSRKVADSLRQNKALLGAASIDVVGMDALMYLKTVHQAFDVIFLDPPYGSDLLIQVLPLLGGLLSEDGVIYFEARQWPGLEGFELLRRDKAGAVHYGLARRARASAETRSLSNDITG; this is translated from the coding sequence ATGAGTCAGCAACGCAATAAAGTCAGAATCATCGCCGGCGATTACCGTCGACGGCTGCTACCGTTTCCCGATTCGGAGGGGCTGCGTCCGACGCCGGACAGGGTGCGCGAAACCCTGTTCAACTGGCTGGGGCAGGATATGGCGGGCCGCCGTTGCCTCGATCTGTTCGCCGGCAGCGGCGCGTTGGGCTTTGAGGCGGCATCACGTCGGGCCCGGCAGGTGGTCATGGTCGAAAAGTCGCGCAAGGTGGCCGATAGCCTGCGGCAGAACAAGGCGTTGCTGGGCGCCGCATCGATCGACGTGGTGGGGATGGATGCGCTGATGTACCTGAAAACGGTGCATCAGGCATTCGATGTCATCTTTCTCGATCCGCCCTACGGCTCCGACTTGCTCATCCAGGTGCTGCCATTGCTGGGCGGTCTTTTGTCCGAGGATGGCGTGATCTATTTCGAGGCGCGGCAGTGGCCCGGGCTGGAAGGGTTCGAACTGCTGAGACGGGACAAGGCCGGCGCTGTGCATTACGGGCTTGCCCGGCGCGCGCGGGCAAGCGCCGAAACCCGATCTTTATCTAATGATATAACGGGGTGA
- the ftsY gene encoding signal recognition particle-docking protein FtsY, with the protein MFSFFKKKPKPADTADIPASDETGIDTFAEPADQAAPPGDAEPAPSTHTEDPGTPAENDTPAPLKTMSWTQRLKAGLSKTRDRLGKQLAGLFGGGKIDEELYEELETVLLTADMGIDATVHLLGDVRERVSLKGLKDAAELKETLKESLTELIQPLEKPLDTQGRKPFVIMMAGVNGAGKTTSIGKLAKYFQSQGKSVLLAAGDTFRAAAREQLIAWGERNNVTVIAQEGGDAAAVCFDAIKAAQARGIDIVLADTAGRLPTQLHLMEEIKKVKRVIQKALPDAPHEIVLVLDANIGQNAISQVKVFDDALGLTGLILTKLDGTAKGGVIAAIAKQRPIPLRFIGVGEGIDDLRPFDAKSYVDALFD; encoded by the coding sequence ATGTTCAGTTTCTTCAAGAAAAAACCCAAACCCGCCGATACCGCCGACATTCCGGCCTCCGACGAGACGGGCATCGACACCTTCGCCGAACCGGCAGATCAAGCCGCGCCCCCCGGTGATGCCGAACCTGCGCCGTCCACGCACACAGAGGACCCCGGGACGCCCGCCGAAAACGACACTCCCGCCCCCCTCAAGACAATGAGCTGGACTCAGCGCCTCAAGGCCGGACTCTCCAAGACCCGCGACCGTCTGGGCAAACAGCTGGCCGGTCTGTTCGGAGGGGGCAAGATCGACGAAGAGCTCTATGAGGAGCTGGAAACGGTTCTGTTGACGGCGGACATGGGGATAGACGCTACCGTGCACCTGCTCGGGGATGTGCGCGAACGCGTTTCGCTCAAAGGACTCAAGGATGCCGCCGAGTTGAAGGAAACGCTCAAAGAATCGCTGACCGAGCTGATCCAGCCCCTTGAAAAGCCCCTCGACACCCAGGGACGCAAACCGTTCGTGATCATGATGGCCGGCGTCAACGGCGCGGGCAAAACCACCTCGATCGGCAAACTCGCCAAATACTTCCAGTCGCAGGGCAAAAGCGTGCTCCTCGCCGCCGGCGACACGTTCCGGGCCGCCGCTCGCGAGCAACTGATCGCCTGGGGCGAACGCAACAATGTGACCGTCATCGCCCAGGAGGGTGGCGACGCCGCCGCGGTCTGCTTTGACGCCATCAAGGCGGCCCAGGCGCGCGGTATCGATATCGTGCTGGCAGACACGGCAGGCCGCTTGCCGACCCAACTGCATCTGATGGAAGAGATCAAGAAGGTCAAGCGCGTCATTCAGAAAGCGCTGCCCGACGCGCCGCACGAGATCGTGCTGGTGCTGGATGCCAACATCGGCCAGAACGCCATCAGTCAAGTCAAGGTTTTCGACGATGCGCTCGGTCTGACCGGCCTGATTCTCACCAAGCTCGACGGCACGGCCAAGGGCGGAGTGATCGCCGCCATCGCCAAGCAACGTCCGATTCCCCTGCGGTTCATCGGGGTGGGCGAAGGTATCGACGATCTGCGGCCGTTCGATGCCAAGAGTTATGTCGATGCCCTGTTCGACTGA